The DNA window TTTTCTACATAGCGGATTTGATGAAGCCTCATAAGCTTATGCTGTATGGTCCCATCGTATAACTGGAATGCTCCAGCCCCAGCCAATACACTTCCCCACCACCTCATAGGCAACCATGCTTGTTGCCGGCGAAGGTCGGCAAACATAAATAATCCCCCGATAGTAGCAAACCAACTAAGTGCGTGAAATAACCCATCGGATATGAGGCCAATGGCAGTGGTGGAACGGTCATAAAAATGATGCCAGCGTAATAATTGATGAAATACAGTCTCATCTATAAAAGCAACTATCCCAATACCAAATAGAAGGCCAGACCAAAGGTTTTGACGTGAATAATTGTGATGGGCATCGTTAGAAGGTGTTGTATTTTTAGTTACATCAGTCATAAAATCCTCCTTGAAATAAATGGAATGAATTTTTTGTTACGTTGCATATGTTCAGTTTATCCATAATTGAAAGGTTACACACAATACAAAAAACCCTAGAAGCCTTGTTATAAGGAATTTCTAGGGTTTGAAATGTTGTTATCTAGCTTTCTATTAAAAAATACTATTTCAGCACGCCACTTAAACTTCCGCTTTTAGTAAATAACTGATCAATTCGTTTTTCAACAGCTTGGTCTAAAATAAGAGGTGGGGCATGGTGTGGCTTTGTTCTAGCATCTATAATAACATTGTCACAACCCCAATGTTTAAATGTAATGTCCTCGTTCACCCCATAAATATCATGTGAAGGATTACTCCGGGTGAAGGTTGTCCATAGAAAATTATCTAACGTTTCACTGACAAAGGAGCTGTTGTCACATAGAACAATTAGCGGACAGCTAGACATCTCTTCACGCATACTAATGGCATTTGTCAGCTCATGCATCTGCTTTTTTGCATCCGCATAGGTATTGAAAGCTGGACCTTCGACAGCAACAATACCTGGGAGAACAAGCCGAGGATTGGTGTAATTCCGTAGCTCTTTAAGCTGTCCCGGAACCTCGGTACAGAGGTCACGCTTCTTGTCACCACAAGCAGCAAATATGACTTTACTTCCCTGGTTCAGTCCCTGACCAGAATAATCTAATGTATCGATGGTCGTGTTCGTCTGAAAATGAATATCTCGCTTCAAATCGATACGCTCCAGTATGTATGAAAAGAGCTCAGATACTCTATGGGTGCTAAGGGGCTGCCCTTCTTCGGCGGCAATAAATAAATATTTGGCAAGGCTAAGTTGATTTGTACCAAGAATCCGGTTAGCAATCGTGAGCAACTCAGCTGGTTGTTTTACCTTAGTATATGGAGTATAGCGTTCGTAACCAATAGCAAGTAGCAAAGGATGTACCCCGGCAGCGTCAACGGCATGTACCTCTTTTACCCCTGGAATCTCCTGCTTTATAGCCGCACCTGTGAGCTCATGAATAAGTGCTCCAAACGTCGTATCTTCCTGCGGCGGTCGTCCAACGACTGTAAAGGGCCAGATTGCATTTTGTTTAGCATAGACTTTTCGGACTCGCATCATAGGAAATGGATGGGTTAAGCTATAGTATCCAAGATGATCACCAAACGGTCCCTCAGGCTTCGTTTCGGAGGGGTGAATTTCTCCGGTAATGACAAAGTCGGCGTCTTGGCTTATGCAATATCCATCTGCATCATAGCCATACCTAAACCTTCTGCCCGCTAATAATCCAGCAAACAACATTTCACTCAATCCTTCGGGTAACGGCATAACTGCTGATACGGTATGTGCAGGAGGTCCTCCAATAAAGATACTTACTTTAAGTGGTTCCCCATTACGATTGGCCTTATGCTGATGAATTCCGATACCCCGATGGATTTGATAATGCAAGCCGATTTCCTTGTTGGTTTCAAAATCATTACCTGTAAGTTGTACTCGGTACATCCCGAGGTTTGCTTTCATAATGCCTTTCTTATCAGGATCCTCACTATATACCTGTGGCAACGTAACGAAAGCCCCTCCGTCCATGGGCCAATGTTTAATTAATGGAAGATCAGTTATCTTGATTTCGTTGAAGCCTGATAAACCGTTCCCTCGTTTAAGCGGTAGAGCTTTTATTGCCGATGTAGCTTGGTGAATATGCCGAAAAGGATTCTTTAAAGCCTGCATTGGGTCATTACGTAAAGCGATGACATTCTGTGTTGAATCCCATGTCTTTCTAAAAATAAATTTGCCTCTCTCAAGTGTCCCGAACAAGTTTGAAACTGCCTGATAACGTGATCCTTTAACATTTTCGAATAAAAGAGCTGGACCCCCTGCCTCATAAACTCTCAGGTGAATGGCGGACATTTCAAGCAGAGGATCTACTTCTTCGCGTATTCGGACGAGCTGCCCATTCTGTTCTAAATCTTTTATGCAAGCTTCTAATGTTGTATAAATCTTAAAACACTCCCTTCATCAGCTATCTCTATATATTCAGTAGTGGTTTTAGTGAATAAATAAAATTCTATATTATCCCTTCCTCTATAGTACTGATATTTGAATAATATCTCAACTTAGTAATTACTTACGTAGACCTTTGGTTATTACTTACGTAGACCTTTGGTTATTACTTACATTATAACCTATAGTTGTTCCCAATAGGGAGGTTCTAATCGACCAAGTCAGGCGGAACAAGTGGATTCAACAAAGCAGAAAAAATATAAAAACCCTAGAAGCCTTGTCATAAAGGCGTTTCTAGGGT is part of the Bacillus horti genome and encodes:
- a CDS encoding DUF2243 domain-containing protein yields the protein MTDVTKNTTPSNDAHHNYSRQNLWSGLLFGIGIVAFIDETVFHQLLRWHHFYDRSTTAIGLISDGLFHALSWFATIGGLFMFADLRRQQAWLPMRWWGSVLAGAGAFQLYDGTIQHKLMRLHQIRYVENVFVYDMVWNIIAALMIVVGIFFITRARRKSQQVERKA
- a CDS encoding UbiD family decarboxylase: MYTTLEACIKDLEQNGQLVRIREEVDPLLEMSAIHLRVYEAGGPALLFENVKGSRYQAVSNLFGTLERGKFIFRKTWDSTQNVIALRNDPMQALKNPFRHIHQATSAIKALPLKRGNGLSGFNEIKITDLPLIKHWPMDGGAFVTLPQVYSEDPDKKGIMKANLGMYRVQLTGNDFETNKEIGLHYQIHRGIGIHQHKANRNGEPLKVSIFIGGPPAHTVSAVMPLPEGLSEMLFAGLLAGRRFRYGYDADGYCISQDADFVITGEIHPSETKPEGPFGDHLGYYSLTHPFPMMRVRKVYAKQNAIWPFTVVGRPPQEDTTFGALIHELTGAAIKQEIPGVKEVHAVDAAGVHPLLLAIGYERYTPYTKVKQPAELLTIANRILGTNQLSLAKYLFIAAEEGQPLSTHRVSELFSYILERIDLKRDIHFQTNTTIDTLDYSGQGLNQGSKVIFAACGDKKRDLCTEVPGQLKELRNYTNPRLVLPGIVAVEGPAFNTYADAKKQMHELTNAISMREEMSSCPLIVLCDNSSFVSETLDNFLWTTFTRSNPSHDIYGVNEDITFKHWGCDNVIIDARTKPHHAPPLILDQAVEKRIDQLFTKSGSLSGVLK